Proteins encoded within one genomic window of Fusarium musae strain F31 chromosome 4, whole genome shotgun sequence:
- a CDS encoding hypothetical protein (EggNog:ENOG41), with protein MPRLTEEGGRPSLAELGINSDDQSAPLSPTASLPEENTNGRGGLGRLRRASRFLWPGHRRQSGEDQMGVPMGQQYDDRRDDEYDQELVDWLDVIDPEVQTLSTLTNVQNSLFVPDLGKWVNRRPTYALSRHDPQADWARGAVEQERRREAALEAQETATIPPIAEAEAEEEDQPRLPQRSNTITSRLTDSHYAALPHGTNLDGWTPEEKAELDDHVRHMLHSRRARFKRRMKGFGQYVRRPLGFLVTLYATLITLFGLAWVLFLIGWIYVGEKQVYAIHVIDSVLVALFAVMGDGLAPFRAVDTYHMFFIWRFSRLIKRAEQGKKPRNRLQKKRIPPGVSTNPEHSHLTGHQARALLEAQDYNPERDGTVGTIDNQPQPHPESPETVDLEGAKSNSPDSDMPALTFAQFKSLQHHQKKMAKSHSFYKPNETFTHFAFPQRYLIAIVILLDCHSCLQISLGACTWGIDYHTRPFALTTVILCVSITCNITAGLLISIGDRKTRKKDVWELLDRQELTQDAIKHMKKKKEEEEKEKEKERGSDKDGESSRGDGSSSRTSKEFKKLVKQNS; from the exons ATACAAATGGGAGGGGTGGGCTTGGTCGCCTGCGAAGGGCGAGCCGGTTCTTATGGCCCGGGCATCGTCGGCAATCTGGCGAGGATCAAATGGGTGTGCCTATGGGGCAGCAATATGACGATCGTCGCGATGATGAGTACGACCAGGAACTTGTGGACTGGCTCGATGTCATCG ACCCCGAAGTCCAAACCCTTTCAACACTTACAAACGTCCAAAACTCCCTCTTCGTTCCCGATCTCGGAAAATGGGTCAACCGTCGACCGACCTACGCTCTATCCCGACACGATCCCCAAGCAGACTGGGCCCGAGGCGCCGTTGAACAAGAACGACGTCGCGAAGCTGCACTGGAAGCACAAGAGACTGCTACGATACCGCCGattgcagaagcagaagcagaagaggaagaccaaCCTCGTCTTCCGCAGCGAAGCAACACTATCACCTCCCGCTTGACAGACTCGCACTACGCGGCGCTCCCACATGGAACGAACCTTGATGGCTGGACGCCAGAAGAAAAGGCCGAGTTGGATGATCACGTTCGCCACATGCTGCACTCTCGCCGTGCGCGCTTCAAGCGTCGCATGAAGGGTTTCGGCCAATACGTCAGACGTCCCCTCGGTTTCCTCGTCACTCTCTACGCCACACTCATCACCCTCTTCGGTCTCGCTTGggttctcttcctcatcggctGGATCTACGTAGGCGAGAAGCAAGTCTACGCAATCCACGTCATCGACAGCGTTCTCGTCGCGCTCTTCGCCGTCATGGGTGACGGCCTCGCGCCCTTCCGAGCAGTCGATACATACCACATGTTCTTCATCTGGCGCTTCTCGCGATTGATCAAGAGAGCTGAGCAGGGAAAGAAACCAAGGAATAGACTACAGAAGAAGCGTATTCCGCCGGGCGTGTCTACGAATCCGGAACATTCGCATTTGACGGGCCATCAGGCTCGTGCTCTCCTCGAAGCTCAGGACTATAACCCTGAGAGAGACGGAACGGTCGGCACGATTGATAACCAACCTCAACCGCACCCTGAAAGCCCTGAGACTGTTGATTTAGAAGGCGCCAAGTCCAACAGCCCCGATTCAGACATGCCCGCTCTGACGTTTGCTCAGTTCAAGAGCCTGCAGCACCATCAGAAGAAAATGGCCAAGTCACATAGTTTCTACAAACCCAACGAGACATTCACCCACTTCGCCTTCCCCCAAAGATACCTCATCGCCAttgtcatcctcctcgactGCCACTCCTGCCTGCAAATATCCCTCGGCGCATGTACCTGGGGCATCGACTACCACACGCGTCCCTTCGCGCTGACCACCGTGATCCTCTGTGTGAGCATAACCTGCAACATCACAGCCGGTCTGCTCATCAGCATCGGCGATCGCAAGACGCGAAAGAAGGACGTGTGGGAGCTGTTGGACAGACAGGAGCTGACGCAGGATGCTATAAAGcatatgaagaagaagaaggaggaggaggagaaggagaaagagaaggagaggggGTCGGATAAGGATGGGGAGTCGAGTAGGGGTGATGGATCGAGTAGTAGGACGTCGAAGGAGTTTAAAAAGTTGGTGAAGCAGAATAGTTAG